The Nicotiana tomentosiformis chromosome 2, ASM39032v3, whole genome shotgun sequence genome includes the window TCTTAAAGAGAATTAGAGTAACGGAAAGGAAAATCAAAAGCGTAAAAAGATCACTTAGACTAGGATACTAATTAATTAGATATTACCCATCGTTTATGAGATTTGTGAGATATTTAAtcttcatttattttattttatttttttcgaaaatacaaatatttttaaaaactacATAAGCAGTATTATTAAGCGCAATAAAAATTACATGATGTTTATTCATTAGCTACTACGAAtaggtaaaaataaaaatcaaactacTCAATCATCTTAACCACGGATCTATCACCGATCAAGTGGTTTATTTTTCCATCAGGGTGCTCAAAGAAATTTACCACATCCAAGTGGGTGATGCCAAATTCATTGCCATAGACAAAATTAGCTTCAGGGCCTTTATTCTTTAGagatgcttgataaagctcaaccaaataTTTTGGTATACGACAAATATTTGCCCAGTGCCCTTTTCTACCGCAGCGATAGCATTCAGTTTCTGAACCCTTTGCCTTTGGCTTTTCATCTTTTCCTTTCCACTTTTggaagttatttttctttggggAATGATTAACACTAGGAAATTTTCTTCCTTAGCCACGGCCACGAACATGGCCACAATCTTTTCCACGCTTAGTATAATGGAAATATACCTCATCTACTTTAGGCATTGGTGTAGACCCAGTGGGTCGATTTCTGTGATTTCTCATAAGCAAGTTGTTGATTCGTTTAGCCAcaaggagaagagaaatcaactcagagtacttcttgaaacctttctctcgGTACTGCTGTTGCAAGACCATATTGGAGGCGTAAAATATTGTGAacgttttttcaagcatatcatagtcaGTGATATTATCTCCACATagtttcaatttagaagtaatttTGAACATCACATAATTATattcagaaacagacttaaagtcttgaagcctcagatgagcccaatcatatcgtgcttgtGGAAGAGTGACCAATTTTAAGTTGTCATAACTTTTCTTTAAGCCATTCCACAAAACAAGTGGATCTTTGACTGTAAAATATTCTATTTTCATcacttcatcaaggtgatggcacAAGAAAATCAAGGCCTTAGCACAGTCTTGGGTAGATACTTTATTGCTATCTTAAATGGCGTATCCAAGACCTATTGCATCTAAATggatttcagcatccaacacccatgtcatatagttctttcccgaaatttcaagggcaacaaattttcttttcataatatcagtcataattaaaagaggagaaaaattaTACATTAGTCTTCTCAAGGAGTttcttgagacggtagagtctcgtactgataacgtgttatgaaataaaagtaatttagtaaaacatgaataagaaatggagatagagagaaggaagagattttatttcttcttcaattgtgtgttctTTCCATCTATTATAATGTctttatatatgcatgaaaaatgaagaaatatatcattaaatatatcattaagcatttgagagcaagatcatggaggaagatatACCTCCACCATAATTTCTTATAACAATGTTGGGGTTTTCTCCGCAAATGATTTTCCTTATAAACTGAAGCAAATCCTatttataaaaaagaaagaaagatagtGAATAAGATATTCAAAAGCGCCATAAGAAAAGGACTGGAAAATGAATTGGGAAATTGAATCAGTGTTCGCTTCTCAGAAACATAAAGCAATGAACTCTTAACACCACTAGGGTGGAAGTCAGTTGGTTCGATTCGGTTTTCATGAAATTTGGTTCGATTTTATCggtttttgattttttatttgatACACCAATAACCGAATCGAAATTAGTTCGGTTTCTATGATTTTTGCTAGTTCGGTTCGGTTGGTTTTCGGTTCAATTCGGGCGGTTTAAACTTGCGATATTAGGCTTTTTCTTCGATTTTTTTTACTAaaagtaatttttaaaatttaacttTTTCTACAAttgacttatttaattaaaatagcAGCAGCGATTTAATAAAACTCCATAACTGGGTGACTAAGATCTTATACTAAGCAATgaacaaaaatataatatatagaatcAACAATAAAATATCAATTAATATGCCTTTTATGCCAAATCACTTACAAACAATGGCTAAGAAAaaacctaaaaaaaaaaaatgctttaacACCTATTGATTCAACCAAAACAAAGGTATATGAAAAGAAGATTAAGCAAGGAAAGATTATCTTACACAACTAAAAA containing:
- the LOC138906139 gene encoding uncharacterized protein, translating into MKIEYFTVKDPLVLWNGLKKSYDNLKLVTLPQARYDWAHLRLQDFKSVSEYNYVMFKITSKLKLCGDNITDYDMLEKTFTIFYASNMVLQQQYREKGFKKYSELISLLLVAKRINNLLMRNHRNRPTGSTPMPKVDEWKGKDEKPKAKGSETECYRCGRKGHWANICRIPKYLVELYQASLKNKGPEANFVYGNEFGITHLDVVNFFEHPDGKINHLIGDRSVVKMIE